The Pectobacterium parmentieri genome segment TTGTATGAAAAGTACCACCCAGAAACCGACGACAGCGCGCAGTATAAAGATTTGTTCAGCTACGCCATCAAACGTCTGGAGCGTTGCCAGTTCGGTGAAGATAAGCCCGCGTGTAAGCATTGTCCTATTCACTGCTATCAACCAGCCAGACGTGAAGCGATTAAAGCAATTATGCGCTGGTCTGGGCCACGGATGCTGCTACGCCACCCTATTTTGGCAATACGTCACTTAATTGACGATCATCGGCCCGTGCCGGACTGTCCTCGACCAAAGAGCGTAACATCGGAAAATAGTAAAAAAGTCGCTGAATAACCTATTCAGACACATTAATCTAGCAACCGAGAATGCAATTATTATCCATGAACATGATCGAGTCAGTCACGCCAACAGACTTTCCCGCATTAGCCGCGCTCTGGGAGTCATCCGTTCGCGCCACACATACTTTTCTCGGTGAAGAGGATATCCATTTTTTTCGTCCGCGCATTCTGAACGATTATCTACCCGCATTGAATGTGTGGGTTATACGAGCAAATGAACGTGAAATAAAGGGCTTTATCGGTCTCTCGGACGACACTATCGAGATGCTATTTGTAGCGCCTCACTGGAGCGGTAGTGGCGTTGGTAGTGAACTGGTAACGTTCGTGCTCACACACTTTCCGATAACAAAAGTTGATGTTAACGAGCAAAATGAAAGAGCCAGAAAATTTTACGAAAAAATGGGATTTATCGCCAAGCACCGTTCGGCGCAAGATTCCTATGGCAAGCCTTTTCCCATTATTCACATGGAACAACAAACTTTCTCATAAAAAGCGTGTTATCAGTCAAGGCTCAAAGAGGAAAAGGCCGCTTGCGCGGCCTTTTTGAGTGACACAGTTACTCTTTGGGAGAGGCGTTCTCTACCCTGCTTTTCAGCTTTTGCCCCGGGCGGAACGTGACCACGCGGCGCGCCGTAATCGGAATATCTTCGCCAGTTTTTGGGTTACGTCCAGGACGTTGGTTCTTGTCTCGCAAATCAAAATTGCCAAAACCTGACAACTTGACCTGCTCGCCATTTTCCAAAGCACGACGAACTTCTTCAAAAAATAGCTCGACCAGGTCTTTGGCATCCCGTTTGCTCAGCCCGAGCTTCTCAAACAGGTATTCTGACATTTCAGCTTTAGTAAGCGCCATAGGTTCAATCCCTCAAGGATGCTTGGAATCGCTGTTTTAATGCTGCTACGCACTCAGCAACGGTAGCGGCAATTTCCTCTTCTGCCAGTGTACGCGTGGTATCTTGCAGGGTCAGGCTGATAGCCAGACTCTTATAACCTTCCGCTACGCCCTTCCCTCGGTACACATCGAATAAGTTTACGCCAACTAACTGATTTGCGCCAACTTTCTTACACTCGGCCAAAATATCACCCGCAGGGACATTTTCGGCTACCACAACGGCAATATCACGACGGTTCGCTGGGAAACGGGAAATTTCGTTCGCATCAGGCAATACGCGGTCTGCGACCTTATCCCACAACAATTCGAACACAACGGTGCGCCCGTTAAGATCCAACTTGCGCTCCAGTTCTGGGTGAATAACGCCAATAAATCCAATGCGTTCTCCGCACAGATAAATAGCAGCACTTTGCCCCGGATGCAATGCCGGATTATTTTCAGCCCTGAATTCAACCTCAGAGAATTTGCCCGTCAATGCCAGTACCGCTTCCAAATCACCTTTTAAATCATAGAAGTCAACGGCCTGACGCGCCAGATCCCAATGCTCTTCATAACGCGTGCCAGTCATCACACCCGCTAGCATCAGATCCTGACGAATGCCCAGGTCAGCACTGGTGTCCGGCACAAAACGCAGGCCGCTTTCAAACAGGCGCAGACGGCTTTGCTGGCGATTTTGGTTATACACAGCAGCGCTCAACAAGCCGCTCCACAGCGATAAACGCATCACTGACATCTCTGCTGAAATCGGGCTCGGCAGGCTCAGTGAGGCTTCATCAGGGTGGATTAATCCTTGAATTTTCGGGTCAACAAAACTGTAAGTAATTGCTTCCTGATAACCGTGATCGACTAATAATGTCTTCACACGCTTCAATGACAATGACGCTTCGCGATGCGCGGTCATGATCAACGGAGCCTGAGTAGGAATATTCGGAATGTTGTTGTAGCCGTAAATACGCGCGACTTCTTCAACCAGATCTTCTTCAATTTCCATGTCGAAGCGCCAACTCGGAGCCGTCGCCTGCCAGCCTGCGTCAATTTTCGCTACGTTACAGCCCAGACGTCGCAGGATATCGATCACCTGCTCATCGGCAATTACATGACCAATCAGACGATCCAGCTTCTCACGACGCAGCGTAATTGTTGCACGTGTCGGCAAATCAGCTTTGCTGGTGACATCCACTACCGGACCGGCGTCACCGCCACAAATGTCAATCAACAGGCGCGTCGCGCGCTCAATAGCGTTATGTTGCAACGCTGGATCCACGCCACGCTCGTAACGGTGAGAAGCATCGGTGTGCAAACCGTGGCGACGTGCGCGTCCGGTAATCGACAGCGGGTTGAAATAGGCACATTCCAGCAGAACGTTTTGTGTTTCGTCGTTAACGCCAGAATGCTCGCCGCCAAAGATGCCACCCATCGCCAGCGCATTCTGTTGGTCAGCAATAACCAGCGTATCAGCGTTCAGCTTCGCTTCGTTACCATCCAACAGCGTCAGCGTTTCGCCCTCTTCTGCCATACGCACGATAATGCCGCCGTTGAGACGGTCAAGATCGAATGCGTGCATCGGCTGGCCAAGTTCCAGCAGAACATAGTTGGTCACATCAACCACGGGATCGATAGAGCGAATGCCGCAACGGCGCAGTTTTTCACGCATCCACAGCGGCGTTGCTGCCTTAACGTTGATACCTTTCACTACACGGCCTAAATAACGTGGACATGCCTGCGGCGCATCAACCCGAATCGGGAAGGTATCCTGAATTGTCGCGGCAACCGGCTCAATAGTCGGTTCATTCAACGTCAGTTGGTTCAACACCGCCACGTCACGCGCCACGCCGATAATGCCTAAGCAATCCGCACGGTTTGGCGTCACGCTGATTTCAATCGCGTTATCATCTAACTTCAAATAGTCACGAATATCCGTACCGATCGGTGCATCTGCTGGCAGTTCAATGATGCCATCGTGATCGTCGGAAATGCCCAATTCGGAAAATGAGCACAGCATGCCTTCAGATGGTTCGCCACGCAGTTTGGCGGCTTTGATTTTGAAGTCGCCTGGCAACACGGCACCTACCGTCGCCACCGCTACTTTCAGACCATGACGGCAGTTCGGCGCACCGCAAACGATGTCCAGCAGGCGATCGCCACCAACATTCACTTTTGTCACACGCAGTTTATCTGCATTCGGGTGCTGCCCACATTCAACCACTTCACCGACAACCACACCGTGGAATGCGCCAGCAACAGGTTCAACGCCATCCACTTCCAGGCCAGCCATCGTGATTTGTTCGGATAGCGTTTCGCTATCGACCGCCGGGTTTACCCACTCGCGTAACCAGAGTTCACTGAATTTCATGATGTATACCCGCCTTACTTAAACTGTTTGAGGAAACGCAGATCGTTTTCGAAGAACGCACGCAGATCGGTCACGCCATAGCGCAGCATCGTTAGACGCTCCATACCCATACCAAATGCGAAACCGGAATACACTTCGGGATCGATGCCAACATTACGCAGGACGTTCGGATGCACCATGCCGCAACCCAACACTTCTAGCCATTTTCCGTTTTTACCCATGACATCCACTTCTGCGGACGGCTCGGTAAACGGGAAATAAGACGGGCGGAAACGAACCTGCAAATCTTCCTCAAAGAAATTACGCAGGAAATCATGCAGCGTGCCCTTCAGATTGGTGAAGCTGATGTCTTTATCGACGATCAACCCTTCCATCTGATGAAACATCGGCGTGTGGGTCTGATCGTAATCGTTACGATAAACGCGGCCCGGCGCGATGATACGGATAGGCGGTTGCTGCTTTTCCATGGTACGGATCTGAACACCTGAAGTCTGTGTACGCAGCAGACGCGTAGCATCGAACCAGAACGTGTCGTGGTCAGCACGTGCGGGGTGATGCCCTGGAATATTTAACGCATCAAAGTTGTGGTAATCGTCTTCGATTTCTGGCCCGGTAACCACCGAAAAACCCAGCTCGCCGAAAAAGGTTTCGATGCGATCGATAGTCCGTGTTACAGGATGCAGACCACCATTCTCAATAGTGCGACCCGGTAAGGACACATCGATGGTTTCTTGCGCCAGACGCGCATTTAACTCAGCGGACTCCAGCACTTGCTTACGGGCATTCAGCGCGTCCTGGACGTCTTGCTTAGCCTGGTTAATAACGGCACCAGCAGCAGGGCGTTCTTCAGCCGGCAACTCGCGCAGCGAGGTCATCTGAAGGGTTAAGTGACCTTTTTTACCCAGATATTCGACACGCACATTTTCCAGTGCGGCAACATCCTGGGCCTCTTCTATAGCTGTTCTGGCTTTGGCAACCAGTTCTGCGAGATGTGGCATTGTGTTCCTCTTTTTCTGCCTATGCGGCCAACGGTCATGATTGAAGAATGTCGTTTCACTAAAAACGATAGTAAAAACCGATAATTATAAATAAAAAAGCCTCCCTTAGGGAGGCTTAAGCGCTACTTTTCGTTTCTTTTCTTACGCGCAAGCCCCCTGAATTCAGGCGCTAAAGTAAAAAAAGAAACGGAAAATAGCAGCGTTCATACTTGCGTTACCTTGTGTTGAGAACCACGAAAAAATGCGTGAATAACAAATCGCATTGTAAATAACAAAAACTCTAGTGCTTGACGAAAAGAGGGAGCCAAAGCTCCCTCTCTCAACTGACTTACGCCAGTGCTGCTTTCGCTTTTTCGACCAGCGCGCTGAACGCTAACTTATCGAATACCGCGATATCAGCCAGAATCTTACGGTCAATTTCAACAGAGGCTTTTTTCAAGCCGTTGATGAATTTGCTGTAAGACAAGCCGTTTTGACGGGCTGCTGCATTGATACGTGCAATCCACAACTGGCGGAATTGACGTTTAC includes the following:
- a CDS encoding nitrous oxide-stimulated promoter family protein, whose product is MARKPLGKYRQREIRTVGLMIELYEKYHPETDDSAQYKDLFSYAIKRLERCQFGEDKPACKHCPIHCYQPARREAIKAIMRWSGPRMLLRHPILAIRHLIDDHRPVPDCPRPKSVTSENSKKVAE
- a CDS encoding GNAT family N-acetyltransferase codes for the protein MQLLSMNMIESVTPTDFPALAALWESSVRATHTFLGEEDIHFFRPRILNDYLPALNVWVIRANEREIKGFIGLSDDTIEMLFVAPHWSGSGVGSELVTFVLTHFPITKVDVNEQNERARKFYEKMGFIAKHRSAQDSYGKPFPIIHMEQQTFS
- the ihfA gene encoding integration host factor subunit alpha, whose amino-acid sequence is MALTKAEMSEYLFEKLGLSKRDAKDLVELFFEEVRRALENGEQVKLSGFGNFDLRDKNQRPGRNPKTGEDIPITARRVVTFRPGQKLKSRVENASPKE
- the pheT gene encoding phenylalanine--tRNA ligase subunit beta, which encodes MKFSELWLREWVNPAVDSETLSEQITMAGLEVDGVEPVAGAFHGVVVGEVVECGQHPNADKLRVTKVNVGGDRLLDIVCGAPNCRHGLKVAVATVGAVLPGDFKIKAAKLRGEPSEGMLCSFSELGISDDHDGIIELPADAPIGTDIRDYLKLDDNAIEISVTPNRADCLGIIGVARDVAVLNQLTLNEPTIEPVAATIQDTFPIRVDAPQACPRYLGRVVKGINVKAATPLWMREKLRRCGIRSIDPVVDVTNYVLLELGQPMHAFDLDRLNGGIIVRMAEEGETLTLLDGNEAKLNADTLVIADQQNALAMGGIFGGEHSGVNDETQNVLLECAYFNPLSITGRARRHGLHTDASHRYERGVDPALQHNAIERATRLLIDICGGDAGPVVDVTSKADLPTRATITLRREKLDRLIGHVIADEQVIDILRRLGCNVAKIDAGWQATAPSWRFDMEIEEDLVEEVARIYGYNNIPNIPTQAPLIMTAHREASLSLKRVKTLLVDHGYQEAITYSFVDPKIQGLIHPDEASLSLPSPISAEMSVMRLSLWSGLLSAAVYNQNRQQSRLRLFESGLRFVPDTSADLGIRQDLMLAGVMTGTRYEEHWDLARQAVDFYDLKGDLEAVLALTGKFSEVEFRAENNPALHPGQSAAIYLCGERIGFIGVIHPELERKLDLNGRTVVFELLWDKVADRVLPDANEISRFPANRRDIAVVVAENVPAGDILAECKKVGANQLVGVNLFDVYRGKGVAEGYKSLAISLTLQDTTRTLAEEEIAATVAECVAALKQRFQASLRD
- the pheS gene encoding phenylalanine--tRNA ligase subunit alpha, with the protein product MPHLAELVAKARTAIEEAQDVAALENVRVEYLGKKGHLTLQMTSLRELPAEERPAAGAVINQAKQDVQDALNARKQVLESAELNARLAQETIDVSLPGRTIENGGLHPVTRTIDRIETFFGELGFSVVTGPEIEDDYHNFDALNIPGHHPARADHDTFWFDATRLLRTQTSGVQIRTMEKQQPPIRIIAPGRVYRNDYDQTHTPMFHQMEGLIVDKDISFTNLKGTLHDFLRNFFEEDLQVRFRPSYFPFTEPSAEVDVMGKNGKWLEVLGCGMVHPNVLRNVGIDPEVYSGFAFGMGMERLTMLRYGVTDLRAFFENDLRFLKQFK
- the pheM gene encoding pheST operon leader peptide PheM; this encodes MNAAIFRFFFYFSA
- the rplT gene encoding 50S ribosomal protein L20, with the protein product MARVKRGVVARARHKKILKQAKGYYGARSRVYRVAFQAVIKAGQYAYRDRRQRKRQFRQLWIARINAAARQNGLSYSKFINGLKKASVEIDRKILADIAVFDKLAFSALVEKAKAALA